From Candidatus Poribacteria bacterium, one genomic window encodes:
- a CDS encoding phytanoyl-CoA dioxygenase family protein, with the protein MTDEEKFRFDLSGFLVRPAILERDEVEAIVEQIERIHHEPESLPPEHRAVPGGPANVLIDHPKVLDVLHEIIGPDVRLENCSSVWREKGQEHGGLHGGGPQQGDPIFGYRFNNGRIHAGMVRVVFELTDVTKKDGATHFIAGSHKSNFPMHSDHMSLEEGKRSPFLMSYECPAGSAIFFTENLCHAGPVWQREAPRVAVLNAYAHLATHWHRLKTPPEVLSALPREKQAYFREPWVADFRTSPATINTIDRFLNNDEPPVNTDTKP; encoded by the coding sequence ATGACTGACGAAGAAAAATTTCGATTCGATTTGAGCGGATTCCTCGTCCGTCCCGCGATCCTTGAACGCGACGAAGTGGAAGCGATTGTTGAACAGATTGAACGGATACATCACGAGCCAGAGTCTTTACCGCCAGAGCACCGCGCCGTGCCAGGTGGTCCGGCGAATGTCCTCATCGACCATCCGAAGGTGCTTGATGTCTTGCATGAAATCATCGGACCTGATGTTCGGTTAGAAAACTGCTCCTCTGTCTGGCGTGAAAAAGGGCAGGAACACGGGGGGCTTCACGGTGGCGGACCGCAACAAGGCGACCCGATCTTCGGGTATCGGTTCAATAACGGACGGATCCATGCAGGAATGGTGCGCGTCGTCTTTGAACTCACAGATGTCACCAAAAAGGACGGTGCCACGCATTTCATCGCGGGGAGTCATAAGTCTAACTTCCCGATGCATTCCGATCACATGTCGTTAGAAGAGGGAAAACGGAGTCCGTTCCTGATGTCGTATGAATGCCCGGCAGGCAGTGCGATCTTCTTTACAGAAAATCTGTGTCATGCGGGTCCTGTTTGGCAACGGGAAGCACCACGTGTGGCAGTTCTAAATGCCTACGCGCATCTCGCAACCCACTGGCATCGGTTGAAGACTCCGCCCGAAGTACTCTCCGCCTTACCGCGCGAAAAGCAGGCATACTTCCGTGAACCGTGGGTTGCCGACTTCCGCACGAGTCCAGCAACGATCAACACGATCGATCGGTTTTTGAACAACGACGAACCACCCGTCAATACCGATACCAAGCCGTGA
- a CDS encoding DUF1611 domain-containing protein, whose translation MLKQLQPKSHRIVILAEGSFGILESKTATVLVRYLPENVVAVIDSENAGRDTSEIIEIGEGIPVVRDLAEAMQFAPTLLAIGIAPPGGELPHAWRAVLHEAIHNRLHIMSGLHQFLCEDGELSELAAAHDVLLWDARKPPADLPVATCKADAVDATVILTVGSDCRVGKMLSGIEVTRSARARGLDAEFCPTGQNGIMVWGWGIAIDAVVSDFTAGAAEQIVLEGAKDHSLLIVEGQGSLVHPGYSGVTLSLLHGSLPDAMIFCHQPSRDKVARYTVPLPSVPEMIAQYEAMAAPIKPAKVIGLALNCFDLSDTEARDAVRQAEAETGLPATDVVRFGADKLVDAVQAFHTEK comes from the coding sequence ATGCTAAAACAATTACAACCGAAATCACACAGAATCGTGATTCTTGCTGAGGGTTCGTTCGGCATCCTCGAATCGAAAACCGCTACGGTCTTAGTCCGTTATCTCCCTGAGAACGTCGTTGCAGTTATCGACAGTGAGAACGCGGGACGAGATACCAGCGAGATTATCGAGATTGGGGAAGGTATCCCTGTTGTCCGGGATCTCGCCGAGGCGATGCAATTTGCACCGACACTGCTGGCTATCGGCATTGCGCCCCCGGGGGGCGAGTTGCCGCACGCTTGGCGCGCGGTCCTCCATGAAGCGATACACAATCGACTCCATATAATGAGTGGTTTGCATCAATTCCTGTGTGAGGATGGGGAACTCTCGGAACTCGCAGCGGCACACGATGTCCTGTTATGGGATGCCCGAAAACCGCCTGCAGATCTACCCGTTGCGACGTGCAAAGCCGATGCTGTCGATGCCACAGTCATCCTAACTGTGGGCTCAGATTGCCGAGTCGGTAAAATGCTATCTGGCATAGAGGTTACGCGTTCGGCACGTGCGCGCGGTTTGGATGCCGAATTCTGTCCAACCGGTCAAAATGGGATTATGGTATGGGGTTGGGGTATTGCGATCGATGCCGTTGTCTCTGATTTTACCGCTGGTGCCGCGGAGCAGATCGTGCTTGAAGGCGCGAAAGACCACTCACTCCTTATCGTTGAAGGACAGGGGTCACTTGTTCATCCCGGGTATTCCGGCGTGACGTTAAGCCTACTCCACGGGAGTCTACCAGATGCGATGATATTCTGCCATCAGCCCTCGCGAGATAAGGTTGCCCGGTATACAGTGCCGTTGCCATCCGTCCCTGAAATGATAGCGCAATATGAAGCGATGGCGGCACCGATAAAGCCTGCCAAAGTGATCGGATTGGCGTTGAATTGCTTCGATCTGTCTGATACTGAAGCACGTGATGCGGTTCGTCAAGCGGAGGCAGAGACAGGATTACCTGCAACGGATGTCGTGCGGTTCGGTGCGGATAAATTGGTTGACGCTGTTCAGGCATTCCATACAGAAAAATAA
- a CDS encoding UvrD-helicase domain-containing protein, with amino-acid sequence MNILHELNEKQREAVTHKDGPLLVIAGPGTGKTRVITHRIAYLIREHGIKAENILAITFTNKAAQEMQERVNTEIGEPHGSNIKVSTFHAFCVKVLRKHALRIGLSENFTIFDQELQDEILTESVRALNLNTDDYPPWLLRNIISDAKSKSENPVDAVDASNTHDPETTENIRNVLRNYQDRLAAYDALDFDDLLVKTVELFEQVEDVQQDYHKAIAHILVDEFHDVNSVQYHLLQLLSAPPEHNLMIVADEDQAIYSWRGSNPAYIDDFRTAYNPTELALDDHYRCSEKILRAAEEVISRNTERQRQHTLRTHKDAGRDIFHYTFDTPIAEAHGIINVIQNLVTKRNYSYRDIAIFYRTHRLADVLEEQLLREHIQFQRIQPTNSFAEGNSKGILAYLRFIQWQLPQDLEAAINFPETCIDDLTWVRLKWLAQREDIAFVELLKNIERYPQDVGPLTRRNVRQFWTQLERLSTEIEDERVDKIIPKLFDTLEQTRSPYRAEELEIIEKHPEMPNLVTAQDVLYSALNLGEPVQITASHGIDEYCAAHIIYQTLETYLNHTPQLRLLPPEGNRPKSNENGVHLLIGNFEEIGESARDARTLLIGTADIAHTDVLHLDGEGIHSITALKLCQRLVNRFETPNMADMVVYDLETTGLNPKTAEIVEIAAHRLSAIGDEVERYYRLVRPPGGHIPQSATRIHRIDTETVKSSPGIEMVLPEFLGFIQNRILIGHNVAEYDNPILARDLRRYLKTDLSAPHYDTLATARRLFPRQRCSMGALAEKFEIEHGRLHSALEDTRVNREIFKELIRIDAHKREAKSLRELLPFVGLGILAKTEGVAPPEEALTETDTFLNVAKRFVQTHTIVSLENLPLDPTEAAQARDHIETLQDATVREFPEDADWRQRRIQFMNAVLHFELISDEHGLINFLDYQKLLTNIDELDDKTEQLTLMTLHAAKGTEFPVVIIIGMEEGSFPMWRQNITEAELEEERRLFYVGMTRAQEQLYLSSVVYRFGDRDRASSMFVREVPSNYVVKWSQ; translated from the coding sequence ATGAACATTCTTCATGAACTCAATGAAAAACAGAGAGAAGCCGTAACACACAAAGATGGTCCGCTCCTCGTTATTGCCGGTCCCGGGACAGGGAAAACAAGAGTCATTACACACCGCATTGCTTATCTGATTCGCGAACACGGCATTAAGGCGGAGAACATCCTTGCGATCACCTTTACTAACAAAGCCGCACAAGAGATGCAGGAACGCGTCAACACCGAAATTGGCGAACCGCACGGTTCCAATATTAAAGTCAGTACCTTCCACGCATTTTGCGTTAAAGTGCTCCGAAAACATGCCCTGCGGATCGGATTAAGCGAAAACTTCACTATCTTCGATCAGGAACTCCAAGATGAGATTCTCACAGAAAGCGTCCGTGCGTTGAACCTCAACACCGATGATTATCCGCCATGGTTGCTGCGCAACATCATCAGTGATGCGAAAAGTAAATCAGAGAATCCGGTTGACGCAGTGGATGCCTCGAACACTCATGATCCGGAGACCACCGAAAATATCCGAAACGTCCTGCGAAACTATCAGGACAGACTCGCGGCATACGATGCTCTCGATTTCGACGATCTCCTTGTGAAAACTGTCGAGTTGTTTGAACAGGTGGAAGATGTTCAACAAGACTATCACAAAGCAATCGCTCATATCCTCGTTGACGAATTCCACGATGTGAACAGTGTGCAGTATCATCTACTCCAACTGCTCAGTGCACCGCCCGAACACAACCTTATGATAGTCGCTGACGAAGATCAGGCGATCTATAGTTGGCGGGGCTCGAATCCAGCGTATATTGACGACTTCAGAACTGCTTACAATCCGACAGAACTTGCTTTGGATGACCACTATCGGTGTAGCGAGAAGATTTTGCGGGCGGCGGAGGAAGTCATCTCCAGAAACACGGAACGACAGAGACAGCACACCCTCAGAACCCACAAAGACGCGGGACGCGACATCTTTCACTATACCTTTGACACACCTATAGCGGAAGCGCACGGCATTATTAACGTCATCCAGAATTTAGTAACGAAACGCAACTATTCCTATCGCGATATTGCCATTTTCTACCGGACACACAGACTCGCGGACGTTCTGGAAGAGCAGTTGCTACGAGAACATATCCAATTCCAGCGAATTCAACCGACAAACTCCTTCGCGGAAGGGAATAGTAAGGGTATTCTGGCATATCTCCGCTTCATTCAGTGGCAGCTCCCGCAAGATTTGGAAGCAGCAATTAATTTTCCTGAAACTTGCATCGACGACTTAACATGGGTGCGCCTGAAATGGCTCGCACAACGCGAAGATATTGCTTTTGTGGAACTCTTGAAAAATATCGAACGGTATCCACAGGATGTCGGTCCCTTAACACGCCGAAACGTTCGTCAATTCTGGACACAACTTGAGAGGTTATCAACCGAAATTGAAGACGAGCGGGTCGACAAAATTATCCCGAAACTCTTCGATACCTTGGAACAAACTCGGAGTCCGTATCGTGCTGAAGAACTGGAAATCATCGAAAAACACCCTGAGATGCCGAATCTGGTAACTGCACAAGATGTCCTCTACAGCGCGCTGAATCTTGGTGAACCGGTACAGATTACCGCCAGCCACGGGATTGACGAGTACTGTGCGGCACACATCATCTACCAGACGCTTGAAACCTACCTCAATCACACGCCACAACTCCGATTGTTACCACCTGAAGGAAACAGACCGAAATCGAACGAAAACGGGGTCCATCTGCTGATCGGCAATTTCGAGGAAATCGGAGAAAGTGCGCGGGATGCGAGGACACTCCTCATCGGCACAGCGGATATAGCACATACGGACGTGCTTCATTTGGATGGAGAAGGGATTCATAGCATCACGGCACTTAAACTCTGCCAACGTCTTGTGAATCGTTTTGAAACCCCAAACATGGCGGATATGGTCGTTTATGATTTGGAAACGACTGGGCTCAATCCGAAAACGGCAGAAATCGTTGAGATCGCGGCGCACCGTCTCAGCGCAATCGGAGATGAAGTCGAGCGGTATTATCGCTTAGTCAGACCGCCGGGGGGACACATTCCGCAGTCAGCGACGCGCATCCACAGAATTGATACAGAGACCGTCAAGAGTTCACCGGGCATTGAAATGGTGTTGCCTGAATTCCTCGGGTTCATCCAGAATAGAATTCTGATTGGACACAATGTAGCGGAATATGACAATCCCATTCTGGCACGAGACCTGAGAAGGTATTTGAAAACGGATTTATCGGCACCGCATTACGATACACTCGCCACAGCGCGTAGGCTTTTCCCACGACAACGCTGTAGCATGGGTGCGCTTGCCGAAAAATTTGAGATTGAACACGGACGTTTACATAGTGCCTTAGAGGACACCAGAGTCAATCGAGAGATATTTAAAGAACTCATCAGAATCGATGCTCACAAACGTGAGGCGAAATCGCTCCGTGAATTGCTACCCTTTGTTGGGCTCGGCATCCTTGCGAAAACTGAAGGGGTCGCTCCTCCAGAGGAGGCTTTAACGGAGACCGATACGTTCTTAAATGTCGCGAAACGCTTCGTGCAGACACACACCATCGTATCGCTGGAGAACCTACCGCTTGATCCCACAGAAGCGGCACAAGCGAGAGACCATATAGAAACGTTACAGGATGCCACCGTCCGCGAGTTCCCAGAAGACGCTGACTGGCGACAACGCCGAATTCAGTTCATGAACGCGGTCCTCCACTTCGAGTTGATTAGCGATGAGCATGGACTTATCAACTTCCTGGATTATCAGAAACTCCTCACCAATATCGACGAACTCGACGACAAAACTGAGCAGCTGACGTTAATGACCTTGCATGCGGCGAAAGGGACAGAATTTCCGGTCGTTATCATTATCGGTATGGAGGAGGGGAGTTTTCCGATGTGGCGGCAGAACATTACGGAAGCAGAACTTGAAGAGGAGCGTCGCCTTTTCTATGTGGGTATGACACGAGCGCAAGAGCAGCTTTACCTGAGTTCGGTCGTGTATCGTTTCGGGGATCGGGATCGGGCATCGTCGATGTTCGTTCGAGAGGTACCATCTAACTATGTCGTTAAATGGAGCCAATAG
- a CDS encoding DUF1670 domain-containing protein gives MNQLAFDDELNVCDAVVSDYVNEWQRASGEILPTRGNIHDLSGAITHKKEIITLYLQGYLTPTIAAKTKHSKEAVDRYIRDDESVKVVRAEPLPILTTSHRLHDFQNALSRNISTSFQNINSKPLMRT, from the coding sequence ATTAACCAGCTCGCCTTCGACGATGAGCTGAACGTCTGTGACGCTGTCGTCAGCGATTACGTCAATGAGTGGCAAAGAGCGAGTGGAGAAATCTTACCCACTCGGGGCAATATCCATGACTTATCGGGGGCGATTACCCACAAGAAAGAGATCATAACGCTCTATCTTCAAGGGTATCTCACCCCGACTATTGCTGCGAAAACCAAGCACTCCAAGGAGGCGGTTGACAGATACATCCGAGATGATGAGTCCGTGAAAGTCGTTCGTGCGGAACCACTGCCGATATTGACAACATCTCACAGATTACACGACTTTCAAAACGCGTTATCACGCAATATCTCGACCTCATTCCAGAACATCAACTCCAAACCCTTGATGCGAACTTAG
- a CDS encoding BMP family ABC transporter substrate-binding protein: protein MNYLNVLKNATFLGIVILLIFTCGCEKIQDMRPPDQPEMIDSASIRVSVVYPGNCLGDSSYCDVLFNGAQKAKMGLGVDITEMESNAETWGTRLQEAAQTSDLVITSGYQMADPISRVAPEFPEVIFVIFDAAVDLPNVVSFTHRVNEGTFLLGAIAGLKTETGKVGYLGGADVPLIHEFEAGYVAGVKAVNPDAEIIKGYVADNEQGFYQPEVGEIIATTQYGLGVDVIYTMADQSGFGAVEAAKLAEGRYVIWNYIDITDVAPGVVLSGLRVGIDDSVYNVIKEFAAGDLMAGVRSLGLAEDNVGYLLGEGNEDLLSEGLLEKVDALKAGIIAGEITVPVVP from the coding sequence ATGAATTATTTGAATGTATTGAAGAACGCAACCTTTTTAGGGATCGTAATCTTATTAATTTTTACCTGTGGCTGTGAGAAGATTCAGGATATGCGGCCACCCGATCAACCGGAGATGATAGATTCTGCGTCGATTCGGGTGAGTGTGGTGTATCCGGGAAATTGTCTCGGTGATTCTTCTTACTGTGATGTGCTTTTTAACGGTGCCCAGAAAGCAAAAATGGGACTCGGTGTTGACATAACCGAAATGGAAAGCAACGCCGAGACGTGGGGCACGCGTCTTCAAGAAGCCGCTCAGACATCAGACTTAGTCATTACATCGGGTTACCAGATGGCAGATCCGATCTCACGCGTGGCACCGGAGTTTCCAGAGGTTATATTCGTCATTTTTGATGCCGCAGTAGATCTTCCAAATGTAGTCTCTTTCACGCACAGAGTGAACGAAGGCACGTTTCTCCTTGGAGCGATCGCTGGGTTAAAAACGGAAACTGGGAAGGTTGGCTACCTCGGTGGAGCGGATGTTCCATTAATACACGAATTTGAAGCCGGCTACGTCGCTGGGGTCAAAGCCGTGAATCCAGACGCAGAAATTATCAAGGGGTATGTCGCTGATAACGAGCAAGGGTTCTACCAACCTGAGGTCGGAGAAATAATCGCTACAACCCAATATGGGCTTGGTGTTGATGTAATCTACACGATGGCAGATCAGTCAGGGTTTGGTGCTGTTGAAGCCGCGAAACTCGCAGAGGGCAGGTATGTAATATGGAACTACATTGATATTACTGATGTCGCGCCTGGTGTCGTCCTATCAGGGCTGCGCGTCGGAATCGATGACTCCGTATATAATGTTATCAAGGAATTCGCCGCTGGTGATTTAATGGCGGGTGTTCGCTCTCTCGGTCTCGCTGAGGACAATGTCGGTTATCTGCTGGGTGAAGGCAATGAGGATCTGCTTTCTGAGGGACTCCTCGAAAAAGTCGACGCACTGAAAGCAGGCATCATCGCTGGTGAGATTACTGTGCCGGTGGTGCCGTGA
- a CDS encoding DUF4926 domain-containing protein, whose translation MKLLDTVALIENMPSLNLYRGQVGTIVEEYESGVFEVEFSDLQGRTYALETLKASQLMLLRHQLLNERRSA comes from the coding sequence ATGAAATTACTCGATACTGTTGCGTTAATAGAAAATATGCCTTCACTCAATTTATACCGAGGACAAGTCGGTACAATCGTTGAGGAGTACGAGTCCGGCGTGTTTGAAGTTGAATTTAGCGATTTGCAAGGTAGAACGTACGCCTTAGAGACATTAAAGGCATCGCAGCTCATGCTACTCCGGCATCAGCTTCTTAACGAGAGAAGATCTGCTTAA
- a CDS encoding DUF1670 domain-containing protein → MNRKKDTAYGIKRIESKNARSAIIQKIAADFNLMPLMAEAYYKQISSYFAEHADVKLTSGQICYEAVGAEEPAGTHIVLARKVSCRLMLNDVETDFEVLANYGLAGLRRHRILRLTKEAYDQDALLNYEDLAVLLTSSPSTMS, encoded by the coding sequence ATGAATCGTAAGAAGGATACCGCCTACGGTATCAAACGCATCGAATCCAAGAACGCCAGATCAGCGATTATTCAGAAGATCGCAGCAGACTTTAATCTTATGCCTCTCATGGCAGAAGCCTACTATAAACAGATTTCGAGCTACTTCGCAGAACATGCGGACGTGAAACTGACTTCAGGGCAGATCTGTTATGAGGCCGTCGGTGCCGAAGAACCCGCAGGCACACACATCGTCTTAGCGAGAAAAGTTTCCTGTCGGTTGATGCTCAATGATGTCGAAACCGACTTCGAAGTCTTAGCGAACTACGGTCTGGCAGGTCTCAGGCGCCACCGCATCCTCCGATTGACGAAAGAAGCTTATGACCAAGACGCCTTGCTGAACTATGAGGATTTAGCCGTCTTATTAACCAGCTCGCCTTCGACGATGAGCTGA